Below is a genomic region from Actinomadura sp. NAK00032.
GCGACTCGGGCTTGCCGCGTCCTCTGTAGGGCGTGAGGATGTGCGCACCGGCGCCCTCATAGGCCTTGTCGGCCAGCACGAGCAGCCCGGCGGCGGCCAGCGCCCGGATGATGCCCCCAGTTCCGGGCCGTGGTCAGGTCGTGGACCGCGCCGCGCAGCGGTCCCGACACCTACCGCAGGGTCCTGTCCGGGGCCGCGATGACCTGGAAGTTCATGCAGTGGCGGCGATGCTTTCCCGAGTAGTACGGCCGGTCGACGGCGACCCGGTCGATCGAGATCAAGATGCCGTCCAGAACCAGGTACGGCAGGCCGTCCTTGACCACTTTGGCCAGCGCGGACCCGAGCTTGGGCGACCGGGCGGCCAGCGCGCCGGCGGTCTCGTTGACGTAGCGTCAGGCATGGTGGTCGATACAGCAAACCCCGCGCCCAGTTCGGCGTAGGTTTCGCCTTTGCGCAGGTAGACCAGGGTCATGAGGGCCTGCAGGCCTGGGGGCGGGGCACCGGCCTTCGCTGTCGATGGCCTGCCGGTGACGGCGGACGACACCGGTGGCGTAGGCCAGGGTCCGGCGCGACAACGGCAGCGAAGCGCGGTACAAAGCTGTGAAAGCCTCTGGTGGGGACGGGACGTTGTGAGAGACCAGCCGTCCTACCAGGGGTTTCTTGACGTTCGAGGCCCGCCACCCCGTCCGCGATCATGCTGTGATCGGCGCCTCAACCGCCGCTGAAAAGGCTTAGGGCGTGTCTCACGTGGATTTGATGGGTGGTGCGGCATGATCGGGGATCGTGTCGTCGGATCTTGCGCTCCGGTTGGTGCCGGATGAGTTGTGGGCGATCGTCGAGCCGTTGGTCCCGGAGTTCACGCCGCGCCGGCAGGGTGGCGGGACGGCGCCGGTGGACGATCGGGCGGTGTTCACCGCGATCGTGTACGTGCTGACCAGCGGGTGCGCGTGGCGGCATCTGCCGGGTGAGTTCGGGGTGAAGGTGCCGACGGCGCATCGGCGGTTCACCGCCTGGACGGCCGCGGGGTTGTGGCCGCGGTTGCACCATGCCGTGCTGGACGAACTCGGGGCGCGCGGGCAGGTGGACTGGGCGTCGGCGATCGTGGACGCGGCCGCCGTCCGGGCCAAAAGGGGGGCACGCTGACCGGCCCTAATCCGGTCGACCGGGGCAAGAAGGGCAGCAAACTCCACGTGCTTTCCGACGCTGGCGGGCTGCCGTTGGTGGTGGCGGTATCGGCCGCCAACGTCCACGACAGCCAGGCGCTCAAACCGCTGCTGATGGCGTTGCCGCCGATCCGGTCACGACGCGGACCACGCCGGCGGCGGCCCGCCAAACTCCGCGCCGACAAGGCCTACAACTCCGCCGAGCACCTCGCCTGGCTGCGCGGGCGCGGGGTCGTGCCGCGCATCGCCCGGGCCGGCGTCGAGTCCGGCGAGCGGCTGGGCCGCCACCGCTGGAAG
It encodes:
- a CDS encoding IS5 family transposase (programmed frameshift), with translation MSSDLALRLVPDELWAIVEPLVPEFTPRRQGGGTAPVDDRAVFTAIVYVLTSGCAWRHLPGEFGVKVPTAHRRFTAWTAAGLWPRLHHAVLDELGARGQVDWASAIVDAAAVRAKKGGTLTGPNPVDRGKKGSKLHVLSDAGGLPLVVAVSAANVHDSQALKPLLMALPPIRSRRGPRRRRPAKLRADKAYNSAEHLAWLRGRGVVPRIARAGVESGERLGRHRWKIERTLAWLFGYRRLTIRYERHGHLFNAFLVLAATITCYKKLAKLPT